A single genomic interval of Salmo trutta chromosome 13, fSalTru1.1, whole genome shotgun sequence harbors:
- the LOC115206280 gene encoding TLC domain-containing protein 2, whose protein sequence is MEFNSVLLTAGGSIGFFKLVNCGVSKLPIPESACRNAWKWRNVCTSFTHSLITGIWAVLCFFVHPQMAEDLIGTHSVFSHALVSVSIGYFIYDFLDMVVNQKMILSWELLFHHTVVISCFGIAVLTGRYVGFAVVALLVEINSVFLHLRQILRMACLAAGDLYRINSMVNLGTYVVFRINTLAWMTRWLVLNRDNIPLFSYTAGSVGLAIMTAMNIVLFYRLLRSDFLKSSAPMPTEVKESRGQGEGKKET, encoded by the exons ATGGAGTTTAATTCAGTGCTTTTGACGGCGGGTGGCTCTATTGGATTTTTTAAACTTGTCAACTGTGGTGTCAGTAAACTCCCTATACCTGAGTCTGCTTGCAGAAACGCCTGGAAATGGAGAAATGTATGCACATCTTTCACACACAGTCTGATAACTGGGATATGGGCTGTACTGTG CTTTTTCGTACACCCACAGATGGCCGAAGATTTGATAGGAACCCATTCTGTGTTCTCGCATGCGTTGGTTTCTGTATCAatcg GTTACTTCATCTATGACTTCCTTGATATGGTGGTCAACCAGAAGATGATCCTGTCATGGGAGCTCCTATTCCATCACACAGTG gTGATCAGCTGTTTTGGCATCGCCGTCCTGACCGGTCGCTACGTTGGCTTTGCTGTAGTGGCCCTCCTGGTTGAGATCAACTCTGTGTTCCTCCACCTGCGCCAGATCTTACGCATGGCCTGCCTAGCAGCGGGCGACCTCTACCGCATCAACAGCATGGTCAACCTAG GTACCTACGTGGTGTTCCGGATCAACACCCTGGCCTGGATGACCCGCTGGCTGGTCCTGAACCGGGACAACATCCCCCTGTTCAGCTACACAGCGGGGAGTGTAGGGCTTGCCATCATGACCgccatgaatatagttctgttcTACCGCCTGCTGAGGTCTGACTTCCTCAAGAGTAGTGCACCCATGCCCACAGAGGTTAAAGAGAGTAGAGGGCaaggagagggaaagaaggagacGTAG